In Rosa rugosa chromosome 4, drRosRugo1.1, whole genome shotgun sequence, the genomic stretch cCATTTCATATAGgtctggaaaggaaagtaaatcATTTTTCCTATTTTGATATTCCTGCTAAACAAACGGGCCGTAGGGTTTGAGATTTTTTTCCCCATTTGCTTGGGAAATCTTCAATCCTAAGTTTGCTTTTAAAGAAATTGTGGCCCAAGGCCCAATCCATAATCAACAATTTACCTCCCTGTATAATCCCCCTCACTGCTACAACTAAAACCGCGAGAGGCTCCGAGCGACGATGGAGATCTGCGCCGGTCACAAATCGGAGATGCTGTGTCCTATCTCCGACCACATGGAGTTGGAAAAGTCTGAAGTGACCTCCTTCACCGAGTCATTCTCCAAATACCACAGTGAGTCACATACAATTCGACGATCATATATAGCTAGTTAACTTTCCTTACGACTTACATAAATTGTTTTGTGCAGTACCAAAGTTGAAAGATGCTTGGCCACAGGTGGAATCGGCTTTACAAGAGCATGGAATTTCTTACACACTCAATCTGGTATGCATAAGAAATTTGTTCTACACCTAGCTAGCTTTGTTAATTATACTCTGGTTTACATTAATCAGTGGTTTATGAATTACGAGATTCTGCTATGTCAAATTATGGTCAGGCTGAGCTTTACATGACTGTCTCAACCACCCCAAGGACCGAAGATCCAGACATCATTCACAGGGCTAGGGAGATTATTGTGCTTCTGTCCAAAACTATTGTTCCGACATATGTGGTACAATTCACACATCCTTTTATTCTATAATTCGCGtttttaattaaaatatcaTGTGTCTATATGTTTACAAGCATTTCTTTtacaattgatttttttttctttcattgttcagcgttttgtgtttttttttaggGATTCGAGTGCATGACATGTTCAAGTCATCCGAATGTAGTGTATAGAATTAAAAATGCAGAATAATTACAGTTTCTCTAAGACGTGGTCGTCTTCTACTTGACTACTTCTAACTTTCTTCCAGTTTTATTTAACAAAAGAATATAAACCTTCTCACTTGCAGTTCTACGTATTTAGTGAACAAATTGAAAAGCCAGTGTGTGTTGCAATTGGTTTTCTATTGAGAACACCCAGCTTTATTTTTACTTGAAGAATTGTTGACCCATGGTAGGCGACATTATAGTTATTCCCCAAAGTCTCAAACCTATAGATATTTACAGTGTTTTGAATAAGGTGTCTATTCTCGTTCATTGACTGCAATCTTTAATCTAAGAGGGCAACAGCATGTAAGCAGTATTTTCAGGGCGAATAGTAATCACGCTTGTATTTGTTTTTGGTTGATTCAACACATTAATGTACGTAAGCATTTGAAATAAGAAATTATGTTTATGTTGCTCTTTTGTGTAGCAAACtgcacatttttctttttctgattcGAGTTCATAACGTTTTTATTTCAGGTAATTAATATACTGAATGGCTATATGCATCATGACCACATCAAAACTGGGTATCAAGAAGGTGGGCTTGCCGCAATACATGGGATCAAGAAGGTGGGTATTGCATATTCTTCTTAGCTGCTGTCTTTCAAATTCTTTGCTGAACTTAATAAAGTAACATTTAAGCCTTTCCTCTAGTTGTGCATTCGTGATgccttttaatttttaaaatgtAATTAGTTTGGTGATTTAAAAGGTTTAGAGTTGAGTTATCGTTTAGTGAAACAGGTTAGAATGGAAATAATATGAGCTATATGAGCCTTCACAGTTCACATAGTTGCTCTGCTGCATAACTGCCCTTATTCTCTCCGTAATAGAAGCTCTCTCATTGTCTAATctctacttttttcttttttcctttcaggAGCGATTTGCTAAACAGAGGACCAGATTCTTGGAAAACCTAAAGGTACATAAAGTCCTATATTATGTCTTTCGATCTTCTACACAAATGGAAAAGGGAATGAAAGGATAAATAGGCATTCCTTATCTTCACTTTTAGTAGGTACTTACCATGGTTAATTCTCTCTGCTAACAATATAATTTGGATGCAGGACCTTGCATGCCTGATGAGTTGTCATCTGTATGTTAACGTAAGGGTTACAATTCCTGTGTGATTCTGATACATTATACATTATACATTGTGCACTTACTTTTCTTGTCTATACTatgaattaatttttttttaacatgtgCCAATGAACAGGGAAACACTGTGACTGCCGCGGGAACTTCACTTGAGCATGTAAAGGTGGTCAGAATGGTCGTTGAAAGGTGTTATGTTGAAAATGTGAATCCTGCAACTATTGTCAGTCGCTTAAACGTGAGGAAAGATATGCTTAATGTGGAGAGAAGGCTTCAAGCTTTGTTGATGTGAATTGTTGTTATTTACGGGATTGTTATAAAAGATTAGCCTAATTAGTCAAAGTTAGTTTAAACTAACAATAAGATCGAACATATAAATATTAGCAGCGGCCATGTTGCTGGATTGATTGATGTAATGTAGTGGATTGCAATGCATGTGGAAGGGTTGTTATTGTGATTGAAAGAACATAATGTAGTAATGAGTTGAGATTAATAACTTCTAATATATGAAGGTTTTATTTGACAATATCTTTTCTTCTGGTTAAGAAGTTGCCGGCTACGTTGCACTCAAACTCCTCATGAGAACATAATTCATTGGGAAAAGGCCTTTTCCCAATGAATTATGTTCCTAGGCAAACCAGGAACTGAACATGTTGTTCCAGCATGCCCTCCCTATGGCAGAACAGAAGAGAGCCTAAAGCTTTTGATGCCAACCTCAGAAGTCAGAAACTCGGCTTTCCGCATAATCCCTGATAAATATAATCTGCTGCCTTCTTTGTTTTTGACCAACTGAGATGATAATTTTACaaaaaaagtaacaaaaaataaaaaatgactaCTTGTAGAATTGATAGTATGAAGTCTTTTGATAGTTTGTAATTCCTTGAACTAAAAGAATGGAGTTTGACATCCATCAGTTTTGGATTCAAGAATTGGCAAGCTCAGTGGCAGCAGGAGCGGCGCCGCCAGTAGTCGGCCTGAAATAGAACAATTATGCCCCATAAATATGAAGTCTTGAAAGCATAGGATTAGGATATAACATAGAAGAGACACGGAAAAAAATGAAGGGTTCGAAAGCTTACACGCCCATGAAAACTTTGCAGGCATCATAGATACCCCATTGGCTTCCAGTAAGGGTTCCGATCATGACTATACGAAGAGGAAGACCCCGGGTGAACAGACCCCACACTCCTAGATTCTTCACAGCCTGCAACATACATCAATTAAAATTGGCACATTAACAAAAGATGACCAAGTACAACTATGAGGCTACTTAATGCTTATATATATGAGCATTAACAGGACTCACATCACTAACAGTTGCCCCCTTGGCATTGTTGAGGAAAGACACCAAGTTATCAGCAGGGTGTGAAATAACAGCACAGAACACACCAGCCACATATCCACACGCAAAGCTCACTCCGAGCTGCAAGGGTGTGCTGCACTGCTCTTTCGGTGTTGGGATCACATGCTTGTAAGTGAGCTCGACAAATTTCTCAAAAGTTGCAAATTTCATCATTGTATCTGTACAAAACCCACCAAGTAATTGTTATCAGCAATAACTCCAGAAGATAATGAATCTTAACGAGCATGATCATGTTATGTTGCTAGACTGTGACGGATAGAGAAGCATAACTTACAAGGAATTTGGCGTCCCCAAAGAGGAACAATCCCTTTGTACAACCTGTAAGACAATCAAAGCAGTAATTATCAAACCAAAGTTCTTGCATTCCATGCATTACTACATACAACAAGCTAGTGCCAATTCTGAGTAACATTATATATTCATACCCGAGAGCGCCTTCGGATTTGATAAACTTTGGTAGCCCATCTGACAAACCTCTGGCGAACCCCGGCTGAGTCTGGACTCGAACTTTGACAGCTTCCATAGGACAGAGGGCAACATCAGCAAACACTTCAGCAGATGCAGAACCTGCGAGATAGATCAAGGTTTTGTACTTGGCTGCATACTCAGGCCCTGCAATATCTGCATAGTACTTCTTAAAGAACTCGTAGAGGCCGTACTTGCCGGCACCCTGAGCACTGTAACCAATCAAAGTGGGCGCCCAACCCCTAAAGAAACCTCTAATTCCTTGCTCCCTGAACATAACTCCAAATCCAGAGATGACACTTTTGTATTTTGCCGGGTTAAtctacatcatcatcaacaCAACTAGTGAAGAAAGAATCTCTACTTGGCTACGCCATTTCTAATTTGTTCACAAAATGATATGTTTAGTTTGGAAAAAGAACTTCTAAACTTGAGTGATTATTACAATGACATTTTCCAAAAATTTGGATCGATCCACACTACAATTACTTATTTAGAACTATTTGATAACTTTGCCTATCAGCCTAACATCGTTGGTACAAGAACAGAGGAAGAAAAGCTTAGGGATGTATAATTAGGGTAGTACCTGCATGTTACACTTGACCAGATCAATAGGAGTGACAGCCGTGTGGGTGGGTCCGGTGGCCAACATTCCTGCGACTGTACACGCGGCATAGAATGCCGGCGAGTACATCTCAATTTTCTCATTAGGCGACGGAATCACCACCCTCTTCGACGACGTAGATGATGAAATAAACGGTGACGATGCACGGGTACCACTTCTATGTGTCACGGCATCCAAATCAATCGATCTTTTCgaagaaattgaagaagagTAGAGGAAGCTCGGAACGAGAGATTGGCGAGAACTGGTGAAACTATCTGCCATTGTCTCTCTTTCAATTATTATTGAAGGTTCTCTTGTTTTGGCCTTTGTTATGTATGCTCCAAAATTTTTATAACCATAAATTAGAACAAGGCCATTGCTGTACGCAGTTGACCAGCGACTAGTCGTTCAAATAATCAAAGATTCAAATCCTTGTCAAAGACTCAAAACTTTTTTGGTTAAGGACGCGGGAAGCATAGACGTAACTCGTTTCGTTTGTTCCACACCTTTTCCTTTGTCGATGTCAGAAGTCTCGGAACCATCTATAGACGACATGTCGCTTGAAATGCCCTTTTCCGTTTTTGGTCCCAATTGGCAACTTGTTATAGAAGGACCCACGAGAATGTGGAATCCCTGCCATGTAAGTAGTAGATAGGGCTCTGTTCCAATAGAAGAGTTTTGCCTCTCTGTTACCATATCTGTGTTTTAGATTACTCAGTTCTTGTGCTTAGCTTCACTTCCAATATCTTTGAGCTAGCTTCAACAATGGCTTCTCTTTCAGCTACCAGTCTCCGCAGCTTCCAATCCTTGCAAAGCCAGCCAATCAAAACTAGCCAGGTACTAAGAAATATAGTTTACCTAATTTCACTGATTTCATTTCTGTTTCAGCAAATTTATGACCAAATGTGTGCTTTTCTTTGCAGGTAACGAGGACAAGTTTGGTATCTACTGGCTGGGGGAAGAGTGGCTTCACTTCTTTGAGAACTTCCCGTTTTCACATCTGTTCCGCTGTAAGTTAAAATTCTAATACCTACATTGTTTGATAAAGAGGGTTCTCTTAATTAATAAGTATTAGTAATGAATTTATGTAAATAAATGGATAGGCTAAACCGGAGACTGTCCAAAAGGTGGTCGAGATTGTGAGGAAGCAACTGGCTTTGCCGGCAGAGTCCGAGGTCACCCCGGACTCCAAGTTCTCAACACTTGGTGCTGATTCTCTTGACACAGTAAGTAGTATATCCAGTTTTCTTAATTTCTTAGATATCCACATTGAGTACGTATATAGATATTATGATGTGTAATGTGGTGAGGGTTTGGATGAGAAGTTACTATTATGGTCATGGAACAGGTGGAGATAGTGATGGGTTTGGAGGAAGAGTTTGACATCAACGTGGAAGAGGATAACTCTCAGAACATAACCACGGTTCAAGAAGCGGCTGATTTGATAGAGCAGCTTATTGAGAAGAAAACAGAGGCTTGATTAGCAGCCTAGCCAGAAGAAATTGATGAGTTTGTTAAGTTTCTTGATTTATTATGAGCGAGGAAGAAGAAATGTGCTAAGCTTGTAACGttcttaattgattttgttgaGTTTGGTTTGCAATTTCTGGATTTGAATGCCTTGATTTGATTTCTTGGAGTTGcctgttttcttttctatgggtgtttttttttttttttttgatgcaaTGAGTGATAGCAGAggagcaacctctctaacacTCTAATTTATTAAGCCAAAAAAATGCGAATGACAATGGAGGGGGACCTAACCAAAACCTCCAAAATAAACAAGCAAAACATAAGTCAACGAAATCTAAACTGTGGAAGACCCAAAACATCACTCTCATAGAACGACAAGAGAAATGGAGGAGGCATATCCCACCATACTTGCTCCGACAAAGATGTTCCATGATTAGCTAGAGCATCTGCTACCTTATTCCCTTCTCTAAATATATGTGaagatttgaagttcatttgtgAGATCGTATATAAGCAATTTAACCAACGTACTCGAAGTTCTTTTCTATGGGTGTTAATTGTTGCCATAATGGTGCATTTTAATTGTCTAGCTTTGTGTCTGTTCTAGTTTTCAATGTTCATAAACTTCATATACAAGGTAGGTTTTGAGGTTTGATTTGAGTAATAGTTAGAAATACGTTTTGAAATTATGTAAGCttatttattaatttaattGATGTGACCCATTTTGAGTTAATAAAGTTATATTtcagataaaagaaaaatatatgctTGTTGTGCTTGGGTTTAATGACATCAATAAAACACAATGTAGGTTATATGAGTGTCTTAAAAAGTTGgcattctcaattttttttagaatttcCAGGCAAAGGAAGAGTCTAAGACACTATTGTTAAGATAAATAAGGAGAATACCCTATGCCTCTCTTTCGAGAGTTTTCTCGCTGGCCTACTCCTTCGATCGACGGCGGCGATGTACCTTCGATTAGAAAGGAGGGCTCGCCCTTCTTTACGGTCCAAATCTTGGTGGTGAAGGAGGGATTCCCCGATGACACTGCATGCTTTCAGGCTTTAGGCTACCTATTCCCCTTGCGGAGATGGTCGTTCTTGGTGGCGGTGTGAGTGATCTGTGTGCCACTGGTAGTGGCGTGGGTGCCTTGGTCTCTAAAAGAGATGGGTTGTGTGATCTGGGAGGTGATCAGATCTGGCTTTATGGAGACAAGGAGAGCTTTGTTTCTGGTGGTGACGATGGGATCGCGTCTTTAGGATGGGCGGCGACTGCAGCTAGGGCTTGGGACGTGGAGGGCTCCTTCTGTTTTCGTGGCTTCCTGTAGAGGCTAGTGGGGTTGGATCGATCTCCAGGGGATAAACTGGAGAGGGAGGTCGATGCTTTGGCTGGTGAGGCTGTTCGAGTTGTCGGAGGCTGCGGCGGGGATCCACGAAGCGGTGGCATTGGTGATCTGACAAAGGCCGGGGTGCACTTAGCAATTTTTGCTTGGGCCATTTAGGCTTTGTTTTGGCCCGTGGACTGGGGTTGGGTGGTTTGGACCCTAAATTTTGGGTTATGGGCTTCCTTAGTTAGGAGAGTGGAGGATGGGTTGTCATCTTCTAACCCAAATATTGTATCACAAAGACCAGACGCTTGGTTGAACTTTTATTTACCTGCTTCTGAGCATCTtgatttttgttagaataatggtgcatGAAGTTTCTCAAAAGGTGAGTGTACCCGGGAATGCGAGGTTCTATTTAATTTAGAATAGGTGCTTTGTATGTCCTAAATGACGACTCTTTCTGTCAGTCCCTCAGAGAtgtgtcgtttctggtactgcttgctgaattataagaTTGACTGACTTCTATCGATTCAAAAAAGATAAATTAATAAAACTCGGAATTGATGCTCTTGCTTCATTGTTTTggaattatttatatttttacaaATTATGCGACCAATTTCGGTTCCTATGGTTGTATAAAAGTCCAATTGGTTTCACCAATGCTTGGCAATGAAACTCATTTAACAAAGTCAAACACTAGAGGCTCCACCAATGTTcttttaaatgaaatttctcTTATCAAGTGCACAAAGTGGGAAACTACCGGTTTTATGTAGAGACTGATTTTATAAGGTAGTTTTACATCAATCATATGAGGAAATGGTCAAAACATAATTATATTATTTCATAAAATCTTGTAAATTATCTTCCTAATTCTCTCTGAAATTCGTATGTAAAGATATTGTTTTTGATGTTTATAGATGCAAATCATGCCTCAAAATTCTCCCTAGATGTTCGTCTTTGATGTACCAAATGTTGGTGGAATTGCTTTACAAAACTCTTTCCATCCCAATTGTCCAAAGCTATACTTTTAAGACGTTGCCCCAAAAATACCTCTCTCCCACACCGAACGTCGATGTTCCGTAGACCCCGTCATTTTCTGACTCACTCCAAGGAAAGTCTACGTGTCCTAAATCGCCGACGGAAAAACCCACTCCAAAACTAAAACACCTGGCCTCCGCCGCCGGATCCGGCCAGCTCAATCAACACGTCACCACACTCCCCCTTCCCGCGAAACGTGCTTCAACGTCCTTAACACGCAAAACGCCGCCGTTTCCTCTAAAATTTTCCATTTCAACCCCACACAAACCCGtctctccttttctctctctcagtcCACCCCTCCCTATATTCCTTCCAATTCCCTCGTTAAAATCTAAGCTTCCTCACAATCCCTACTCCATGCTACACTGAAATCCACACAACCTGTATATAATGGATCGGAGGAGACCTGCGAGTCCAGTGTACTCGCGCCAGTGGAGCGGAGGTTCCAGCAGCCCAGGCTCATCTCCGGCGATGTCGCCGGCGCACCCTCAGTCGCGGCTCAATCCTTCCGCGACTGGATTTTCCACCGTCAAGCGGAACCAGAACTTCGCCGCCAAAGCCGCCGCGCAGCGGCTTGCGCAGGTCATGGCGTCGCAGACGACGgttgacgacgacgacgacgacgacgatgatCTCGGGTTCCGATTCCCTGGCCAGCCGCCTCATGCGCCGTCTTCTTACTCCAGCAATGGCGCCAATAACGGCGGGAGTGGTCTTCCGGCGATTTCCACGACTCGGCCTACTAGATCTCCGTCTCCGGCGGTAATTTCCGAACCTGTTTTAAATTACGATGCCGCTTTTGAATCTGATGTAGGTTGGTTAGGATGCTGAATGATTTGAATTGTGTTGAAACCGAGTTTGCTTTCAGAGCATTTGTTCAATTCTGGTGTTTATTTTGAGATCTGATGGATAGCTACTCTGAATCCGTTTTTGAATGAATTAGAGTGAAAGAAGTATGAACATGATTTTGGAGCTCTCAGAGTTTATTGGAGTGTTCCTTATATCCTGTGATTTTGATTCTTGTCATAGTTTCCATTGAAAGATGCATTGTTAATTTTGTAAATTCGATTGTGGCTACATTATGGCTAATTGTGATTCTTgtattgtaattagtttcctcgGAACTTTGTAGAGCATACTACTTCAGTTCGTTCGGCATCAACAGGAAGATCTGCAGTGTCGCTTCGTGCAGGGACTGTAGTGCCAGCCAGCAAGACCTCTATTAGGACTCCAGCATCCATACCTCCAGTTGATCCTCCTTCAAATAGAAACAGAGATAAAAGGCAAGTACCTATAAATATCTCTCTGGCTTAAGTTGTTCTAGCTAGTTGGTGTTTTTGAAGTTTATGTAGCTCTTTCTATATATAATATGTTATTGGCACAGGTTTACGCGGGACATTGGACAGCTTAACTCACAAGCCCCAGGAGATGAACGTGAAGTTGCTGCTCTACGTGATGAAGTATGCCACTGTCAGCCATCAATTTTTGTTTAGAACTAGTGCAGACAAATTAAAATTATATACTTTCAAGGATGCACTTAGATAGTTACTGCCATTTTAAGTTTGGTATCTTGTGAAAGGTTTGGATTTTGGAGCAATTATTGAAACTAACATGTCTTGTAATTGCAGCTTGATATGGTACAAGAAGAAAACGAGAATATTCTTGACAAGGTGTGCCCTTCTTGCAAACCCCATAAGTGCAAATAATTCATATCTAATATTTGTAATACTTATGCCTGAGCATTTTGTACAGCTCCGAAGCGCTGAAGAAAGGTGGGAACAAGCAGAAGCCAGAGCTAAGGAGCTTGAGAAACAGGTATGATGTTTCTatatttattttgtattttcttAGCTTGCGAATCAAGTGATCCAAATCAGTTTAAGGCTGTGCCTTTGTCATAGTTAAGACTTAAGGTAGCTATTGTTGCAGACTTGCAGGTCTGGTTGTGAAGTTTCTTTCCAGTAAAGATGAATTCTCTCGTAGTTTAGTATTAAATATTTCTTTTTATTGCATATGCTTGTGACTGTATGAGCTCAAGTTTGAAATAAAGAAGGCCGTGCTACTTTTTGAGCTATGTTCATGTTCAATTCTTCTTTAACAGGTTGCAACACTAGGAGAAGGTGTATCCCTGGAAGCCAGATTATTGAGCAGGTAAAAGTTGTTTTGCATCTGTTCCGTTTTTATTTGATGTCTTGGTT encodes the following:
- the LOC133742161 gene encoding mitochondrial phosphate carrier protein 2, mitochondrial-like, with product MADSFTSSRQSLVPSFLYSSSISSKRSIDLDAVTHRSGTRASSPFISSSTSSKRVVIPSPNEKIEMYSPAFYAACTVAGMLATGPTHTAVTPIDLVKCNMQINPAKYKSVISGFGVMFREQGIRGFFRGWAPTLIGYSAQGAGKYGLYEFFKKYYADIAGPEYAAKYKTLIYLAGSASAEVFADVALCPMEAVKVRVQTQPGFARGLSDGLPKFIKSEGALGLYKGIVPLWGRQIPYTMMKFATFEKFVELTYKHVIPTPKEQCSTPLQLGVSFACGYVAGVFCAVISHPADNLVSFLNNAKGATVSDAVKNLGVWGLFTRGLPLRIVMIGTLTGSQWGIYDACKVFMGVPTTGGAAPAATELANS
- the LOC133742162 gene encoding uncharacterized protein LOC133742162 — translated: MEICAGHKSEMLCPISDHMELEKSEVTSFTESFSKYHIPKLKDAWPQVESALQEHGISYTLNLAELYMTVSTTPRTEDPDIIHRAREIIVLLSKTIVPTYVVINILNGYMHHDHIKTGYQEGGLAAIHGIKKERFAKQRTRFLENLKDLACLMSCHLYVNGNTVTAAGTSLEHVKVVRMVVERCYVENVNPATIVSRLNVRKDMLNVERRLQALLM
- the LOC133746174 gene encoding acyl carrier protein 1, chloroplastic-like, whose amino-acid sequence is MASLSATSLRSFQSLQSQPIKTSQVTRTSLVSTGWGKSGFTSLRTSRFHICSAAKPETVQKVVEIVRKQLALPAESEVTPDSKFSTLGADSLDTVEIVMGLEEEFDINVEEDNSQNITTVQEAADLIEQLIEKKTEA